A region of Enoplosus armatus isolate fEnoArm2 chromosome 14, fEnoArm2.hap1, whole genome shotgun sequence DNA encodes the following proteins:
- the slc25a42 gene encoding mitochondrial coenzyme A transporter SLC25A42 — translation MGNGVQEQRASLAQGEVLPLASSSQSEGLKHTRSVLNSLFSGALAGAVAKTAVAPLDRTKIIFQVSSARFSAKEAYRLIYRTYLKDGFFSLWRGNSATMVRVVPYAAIQFCAHEQYKRLLGGYYGFQGKALPPFPRLLAGSMAGTTATMLTYPLDMVRARMAVTPKEMYSNILHVFVRISREEGLKTLYRGFTPTMLGVVPYAGLSFFTYETLKKLHAERSGRSQPYSYERLAFGACAGLIGQSASYPLDVVRRRMQTAGVTGHTYGTILGTMKEIVSEEGVIRGLYKGLSMNWVKGPIAVGISFTTFDLTQILLRKLHQMGYTAR, via the exons ATGGGGAATGGCGTCCAGGAACAACGGGCATCACTCGCGCAGGGAGAAGTGCTGCCGCTGGCTTCCTCCAGTCAGTCAGAA GGCCTGAAGCACACTCGGTCTGTCCTCAACTCGCTCTTCTCAGGGGCTTTAGCAGGAGCCGTGGCCAAGACAGCTGTCGCCCCATTGGACAGGACTAAAATCATCTTCCAAG tgtcTTCAGCAAGATTCTCTGCAAAG GAGGCCTACAGGTTGATCTACCGCACCTACCTGAAGGATGGCTTCTTCAGTCTGTGGAGGGGGAACTCTGCCACCATGGTGCGAGTTGTCCCATACGCTGCCATCCAGTTCTGTGCACACGAGCAGTACAAGAGGCTGCTGGGAGGCTACTATGGCTTTCAGGGGAA AGCCCTACCTCCATTTCCAAGGTTACTGGCTGGGTCTATGGCTGGTACCACGGCAACCATGCTGACCTATCCTCTGGACATGGTGCGAGCTAGGATGGCTGTAACGCCAAAGGAAAT GTACAGCAACATTCTGCACGTGTTTGTGCGGATATCCCGAGAAGAGGGCCTGAAGACGTTGTATCGAGGCTTTACTCCCACCATGCTGGGTGTTGTGCCCTACGCTGGTCTCAGCTTCTTCACCTATGAGACACTGAAGAAATTACATGCAG AGCGAAGTGGGCGCTCGCAGCCCTACTCATATGAGCGTCTGGCGTTTGGAGCCTGTGCGGGGCTTATCGGCCAGTCGGCGTCTTACCCTCTGGATGTGGTGCGACGCCGCATGCAGACCGCAGGAGTCACGGGTCACACGTACGGCACCATCCTGGGCACCATGAAGGAGATTGTGTCCGAGGAGGGGGTTATCCGTGGACTCTACAAAGGTCTCAGTATGAACTGGGTCAAAGGGCCCATTGCGGTGGGAATCAGCTTCACCACCTTTGACCTTACTCAGATTCTCTTGAGGAAGCTGCATCAGATGGGCTACACGGCTCGATAA
- the armc6 gene encoding LOW QUALITY PROTEIN: armadillo repeat-containing protein 6 (The sequence of the model RefSeq protein was modified relative to this genomic sequence to represent the inferred CDS: substituted 1 base at 1 genomic stop codon): MAKRRITQETFDAAVRENMEEFEMDPDEALREAVEQFESQGVDLSCIVQAVPAVSSDDKQEEQTHEVLQVSLDSFCEKSLLTANLSKVSLYMKCFTEHCSLGFAQRYLAAQKDAFPVILSHCKKSVEEQGVVLTALSALAALTDGQPDLLDAEGQQFLLDVLKKYQADSSVTRVAICAVRHCCLKHEQNRQDLVKAGVLPLLTGATTQHSRCAELVKEASVALRVMTFDDDVRVTFGHAHEHAKIIVLEHDGLKVLIEAAKAHLDNTSVLSEICATLSRLAVRNEFCQDICDLGGLKFMMTLLADSYESPVDNXKQGIVIQIQDSTSMCELVRQVLSAIRAVAGNDDVKDAVVNAGGVQLIVIAMNRHMSNSAVCEQGCACLSVLALRKPNNCKVIMENGGALAAVQAMKAHTDVVSVQKQACMLMRNLVSRTRNYSQPILELGAEALIAQALQTHQDCGDVCKAALRDLGCQVELRELWTGKHGSLTN; the protein is encoded by the exons ATGGCGAAGCGGAGGATTACGCAGGAAACATTTGATGCCGCTGTCAGGGAAAACATGGAAGAGTTTGAGATGGATCCTGATGAGGCTTTGAGGGAGGCTGTGGAGCAGTTTGAGTCTCAAG GTGTGGACCTCAGTTGTATAGTACAAGCTGTACCAGCTGTATCATCTGATGACAAACAAGAAGAGCAAACACATGAGGTCTTACAGGTAAGTCTTGACTCGTTTTGTGAAAAGAGTCTGCTTACTGCAAACTTATCAAAAGTCTCACTGt ACATGAAATGCTTCACTGAGCATTGTTCTCTTGGATTTGCCCAGAGGTACCTGGCTGCCCAAAAAGACGCCTTCCCCGTCATCCTCTCTCACTGCAAAAAGAGTGTGGAGGAGCAGGGGGTTGTGTTGACCGCCCTGTCCGCTCTGGCTGCACTGACAGATGGACAACCAGACTTGTTGGATGCAGAGGGCCAGCAGTTCCTTTTGGATGTCCTTAAGAAGTACCAGGCAGATTCTTCTGTGACACGTGTAGCTATCTGCGCTGTACGTCATTGCTGTTTGAAACATGAACAGAACAGGCAGGATTTGGTAAAGGCCGGCGTCCTGCCTCTGCTGACTGGTGCCACTACACAACACAGCAGATGTGCTGAGCTGGTCAAGGAGGCCTCTGTGGCTCTCAGGGTCATGACCTTTGACGATGATGTCCGAGTTACGTTTGGGCATGCTCATGAACACGCCAAGATTATTGTTCTCGAGCACGATGGACTGAAAGTTTTAATTGAGGCTGCGAAAG CTCACCTTGATAATACTTCAGTTCTGAGTGAGATCTGTGCAACTTTGTCCCGTCTGGCTGTAAGGAACGAGTTCTGTCAAGACATCTGTGATCTAGGAGGACTGAAATTCATGATGACACTGCTTGCAGACAGCTATGAGTCACCGGTAGATAACTAAAAACAGGGGATTGTGATACAAATTCAAGATTCAACTTCCATGTGC GAGTTGGTTCGGCAGGTCCTTAGTGCAATACGAGCTGTAGCAGGAAATGATGATGTGAAAGATGCAGTTGTTAATGCAGGTGGAGTCCAGCTCATTGTCATTGCCATGAACAGACACATGAGCAACTCTGCT GTGTGTGAGCAGGGCTGTGCATGCCTCTCTGTCCTTGCTTTGCGTAAACCCAACAACTGCAAAGTCATCATGGAGAATGGAGGTGCCTTGGCAGCCGTGCAAGCTATGAAGGCACATACTGATGTGGTCAGTGTGCAG AAACAGGCGTGTATGCTGATGAGAAACCTGGTTTCACGTACGCGTAATTACAGCCAACCAATCCTGGAGCTGGGAGCAGAGGCCCTGATAGCTCAGGCACTGCAGACCCATCAAGACTGCGGTGATGTTTGTAAAGCAGCCCTCAGAGATCTGGGATGCCAGGTGGAGCTCCGAGAGCTGTGGACCGGCAAACATGGAAGCCTCACCAACTGA